A genomic region of Haliaeetus albicilla chromosome 8, bHalAlb1.1, whole genome shotgun sequence contains the following coding sequences:
- the CRIP2 gene encoding cysteine-rich protein 2 isoform X1 — translation MASKCPKCDKTVYFAEKVSSLGKDWHKFCLKCERCNKTLTPGGHAEHDGKPFCHKPCYATLFGPKGVNIGGAGSYIYDKPQIEGQTAPGPIEHPVKVEERKANAAPPKGPSKASSVTTFTGEPNMCPRCGKRVYFAEKVTSLGKDWHRPCLRCERCSKTLTPGGHAEHDGQPYCHKPCYGILFGPKGVNTGAVGSYIYDKDPEAKNQP, via the exons CCGAGAAGGTGTCCTCCCTGGGCAAAGACTGGCACAAGTTCTGCCTGAAGTGTGAGCGCTGCAACAAGACCCTGACCCCGGGTGGGCACGCCGAG caTGATGGGAAACCCTTCTGCCACAAGCCCTGCTACGCCACGCTGTTCGGCCCCAAAG GGGTGAACATTGGCGGCGCCGGGTCCTACATCTATGACAAGCCGCAGATTGAGGGGCAGACTGCTCCGGGACCGATCGAGCACCCGGTGAaggtggaggaaaggaaggCGAACGCTGCACCTCCCAAGGGACCCAGCAAAG CCTCCAGCGTCACCACCTTCACCGGGGAGCCCAACATGTGCCCACGCTGTGGCAAGAGAGTCTACTTTG CCGAGAAGGTGACTTCGCTGGGGAAGGACTGGCACCGTCCCTGCCTACGCTGCGAGCGCTGCAGCAAGACGCTGACCCCAGGGGGCCACGCTGAG CACGACGGACAGCCGTACTGCCACAAGCCCTGCTACGGGATCCTCTTCGGGCCAAAGG GAGTCAACACCGGAGCTGTGGGAAGCTACATCTACGACAAAGACCCCGAGGCGAAGAACCAGCCCTAG
- the CRIP2 gene encoding cysteine-rich protein 2 isoform X2: MLALAEKVSSLGKDWHKFCLKCERCNKTLTPGGHAEHDGKPFCHKPCYATLFGPKGVNIGGAGSYIYDKPQIEGQTAPGPIEHPVKVEERKANAAPPKGPSKASSVTTFTGEPNMCPRCGKRVYFAEKVTSLGKDWHRPCLRCERCSKTLTPGGHAEHDGQPYCHKPCYGILFGPKGVNTGAVGSYIYDKDPEAKNQP; the protein is encoded by the exons ATGCTTGCACTAG CCGAGAAGGTGTCCTCCCTGGGCAAAGACTGGCACAAGTTCTGCCTGAAGTGTGAGCGCTGCAACAAGACCCTGACCCCGGGTGGGCACGCCGAG caTGATGGGAAACCCTTCTGCCACAAGCCCTGCTACGCCACGCTGTTCGGCCCCAAAG GGGTGAACATTGGCGGCGCCGGGTCCTACATCTATGACAAGCCGCAGATTGAGGGGCAGACTGCTCCGGGACCGATCGAGCACCCGGTGAaggtggaggaaaggaaggCGAACGCTGCACCTCCCAAGGGACCCAGCAAAG CCTCCAGCGTCACCACCTTCACCGGGGAGCCCAACATGTGCCCACGCTGTGGCAAGAGAGTCTACTTTG CCGAGAAGGTGACTTCGCTGGGGAAGGACTGGCACCGTCCCTGCCTACGCTGCGAGCGCTGCAGCAAGACGCTGACCCCAGGGGGCCACGCTGAG CACGACGGACAGCCGTACTGCCACAAGCCCTGCTACGGGATCCTCTTCGGGCCAAAGG GAGTCAACACCGGAGCTGTGGGAAGCTACATCTACGACAAAGACCCCGAGGCGAAGAACCAGCCCTAG
- the CRIP1 gene encoding cysteine-rich protein 1: MPKCPRCQKEVYFAEKVTSLGKDWHRPCLRCEKCNKTLTSGGHAEHDGKPYCNHPCYAALFGPKGFGRGGAESHTFK; the protein is encoded by the exons ATGCCCAAGTGCCCCCGCTGCCAGAAGGAGGTCTACTTCG CTGAGAAGGTGACTTCTCTGGGGAAGGACTGGCACCGGCCCTGCTTGAGATGCGAGAAGTGTAACAAGACCCTGACATCTGGAGGCCATGCAGAG cacGATGGCAAACCGTACTGCAACCACCCCTGCTATGCTGCCTTGTTTGGGCCCAAAG GGTTCGGCCGGGGAGGAGCTGAGAGCCACACGTTCAAGTAA